One Chryseobacterium indoltheticum DNA segment encodes these proteins:
- a CDS encoding alpha/beta hydrolase family protein: MKIIQKLVSLIILILLTIIQPRLKAQHNIGHLKQLSESAEEVLAVYPSPDGRYAFFNTDYESKPKTLTIIETKAPFRKIVREKVSGYYFINPDRAAVLTAGVLQIIDLKSGSITEKEDVSRIEYVKKDGLLLVHSNSGQKNKLEIYDSNFKPVQQIESVIRWTIGNNSVLVFTKDILKDENHVYELTDQGKSKIKLWSSKEEVDKAVESDSDLGGFVVATKASTGLRVYWVRRDAQAIELKDDGLQGISYVKIDRSSDGEAVYLRFQKVKPKENSVVDIWYGKEQNLRNYTTEQNTIREVLWYPESGKILDFDQNFTGYTAIGKNNLFLKMRIDKSMVDVHDDQFGFHKKEIYLWNSKTGKDVLLPFDDGHMNFDPLGKSLLIKTGEGWVKFDTGNLTSTNLGWGDGSSPYYAANDRIIWTFKNEIWEQNLKSLKKKKLMTVKADEIELYKPQVIHSGVGVYRLSEYLEQDKKMIFVGKNSNALTSSYVFLNKNQLKTVIPETSDRIQVFGADTDYKSFFWIEDNYNKAFTIRYKNDSKNAVAIYKSNSADTQLGLIKKVALKYRGANNEEIEASLYLPPNFDPAKKYPVVLSVYEKQQRFMNKFLMPTFKNNRGINPRLLLESGYLVMFPDITYGDRGPGLSALQCINNVLDELQKFSYADMSKVGMIGQSFGGYETNFIASHSNRFSAFVSGNSVSDIVHTSYALNYNFNSPDYWRYEEGQFRMKGSFVNQRQKYLDNNPIYAASNINVPMLLWAGTADTNVDPQESISIFNVMRKYRKPVVLLNYRNENHSLGKVPAQRDLSIRILEWFDYHLYGKKDVDWINKQMKDAF; encoded by the coding sequence ATGAAAATAATACAAAAACTGGTCAGCTTGATAATTTTGATATTGCTGACCATTATTCAGCCAAGACTAAAGGCACAGCATAATATCGGTCATCTTAAGCAACTGTCCGAATCCGCTGAGGAAGTACTGGCTGTGTATCCTTCTCCTGACGGAAGGTATGCATTTTTTAACACAGATTATGAAAGCAAGCCCAAAACGCTGACGATTATTGAAACAAAGGCTCCTTTCAGGAAGATTGTCAGAGAGAAAGTGAGCGGTTATTATTTTATCAATCCGGATAGGGCAGCTGTGCTTACTGCAGGTGTTTTGCAGATCATTGATTTGAAATCGGGTTCGATAACCGAAAAAGAAGACGTTTCGAGGATAGAATATGTGAAAAAAGACGGTTTACTGCTTGTCCATTCTAATTCCGGTCAGAAAAACAAATTGGAGATTTACGATTCAAATTTTAAACCTGTTCAGCAGATTGAATCTGTTATCAGATGGACGATAGGAAATAATTCGGTTTTGGTTTTTACAAAAGATATTTTGAAAGATGAAAATCATGTATATGAATTGACCGATCAGGGTAAGAGCAAAATAAAACTATGGTCTTCGAAAGAGGAAGTTGACAAAGCTGTTGAATCCGACTCTGATCTTGGAGGATTTGTAGTGGCTACGAAAGCAAGTACCGGACTTCGTGTTTATTGGGTGAGGAGAGATGCTCAGGCTATTGAGCTTAAAGATGATGGTTTGCAGGGTATTTCATATGTGAAAATTGATCGGTCGTCTGATGGAGAAGCTGTTTATCTGAGATTTCAGAAGGTCAAGCCTAAAGAGAATTCTGTTGTAGATATCTGGTACGGAAAGGAACAGAATTTAAGGAATTATACGACGGAGCAAAATACAATCAGGGAAGTTTTATGGTATCCTGAGTCGGGAAAAATTTTGGATTTTGATCAGAATTTTACAGGGTATACGGCAATAGGAAAAAACAATCTGTTCCTGAAAATGAGAATTGACAAAAGCATGGTCGATGTCCATGACGATCAGTTCGGTTTCCACAAAAAAGAAATTTATCTGTGGAACTCCAAGACCGGCAAGGATGTTCTATTGCCTTTTGATGACGGTCATATGAATTTCGATCCTTTAGGGAAATCTCTTTTGATCAAAACCGGTGAAGGATGGGTGAAATTTGATACAGGGAATTTGACTTCCACGAATTTGGGGTGGGGCGACGGTTCGTCGCCTTATTATGCTGCGAATGACAGAATTATCTGGACTTTTAAAAATGAAATCTGGGAACAGAATTTAAAGAGTTTGAAAAAAAAGAAACTGATGACGGTGAAAGCTGATGAGATTGAATTGTATAAGCCTCAGGTGATACACAGTGGGGTGGGTGTGTACCGATTGTCAGAGTATTTGGAGCAGGACAAAAAAATGATTTTCGTTGGGAAGAATAGTAATGCTCTTACTTCAAGCTATGTATTTCTGAATAAAAATCAATTAAAAACGGTTATTCCTGAAACATCGGATCGTATTCAGGTTTTTGGTGCTGATACGGATTACAAGTCTTTTTTCTGGATTGAAGACAACTACAACAAGGCTTTTACAATCAGATACAAGAATGACTCGAAGAATGCTGTTGCTATATATAAATCCAATAGTGCAGATACGCAATTGGGATTGATTAAAAAAGTTGCCTTGAAGTATCGGGGAGCGAATAATGAGGAGATTGAAGCGAGTTTGTATCTGCCTCCAAATTTTGATCCTGCGAAAAAGTATCCTGTAGTGTTGTCAGTTTATGAAAAGCAGCAAAGGTTCATGAACAAGTTTTTGATGCCCACTTTTAAAAACAACAGAGGCATCAATCCCAGACTTCTTTTGGAATCGGGATATCTGGTGATGTTTCCTGATATTACCTACGGTGATCGTGGTCCCGGATTGTCAGCTCTTCAATGCATTAATAATGTTTTGGATGAATTGCAGAAGTTTTCTTACGCCGATATGAGCAAAGTGGGAATGATAGGACAGTCGTTCGGAGGTTATGAAACCAATTTTATCGCAAGTCACAGCAATCGGTTTTCTGCTTTTGTTTCCGGTAATTCCGTATCGGATATTGTTCATACTTCTTACGCCCTGAATTATAATTTTAACTCACCTGATTACTGGCGTTACGAAGAGGGACAGTTTAGAATGAAAGGGAGTTTTGTCAATCAGAGGCAAAAGTATCTGGATAATAATCCGATTTATGCTGCCTCAAATATTAATGTGCCAATGCTTTTGTGGGCGGGTACCGCCGACACAAATGTCGATCCCCAGGAAAGTATATCGATTTTTAATGTTATGCGCAAATACAGGAAACCTGTTGTTTTGCTGAACTATAGAAATGAGAATCATTCCTTGGGGAAAGTTCCGGCTCAAAGGGATTTATCGATCAGGATTTTGGAGTGGTTTGATTATCATCTTTACGGAAAAAAAGATGTTGACTGGATTAATAAACAAATGAAGGATGCTTTTTAG
- a CDS encoding DUF6520 family protein — protein sequence MKKMRKIALPVAILLLGAGSAYAGTAFETKTAEMQGYFYNESAPSEKCILTEKRCSPVIGAICTWNDGSENHELFQINNGTSCVSQLYEIQ from the coding sequence ATGAAAAAAATGAGAAAAATCGCATTGCCTGTAGCAATCCTTTTATTGGGTGCCGGAAGTGCGTATGCTGGAACAGCATTTGAAACTAAGACTGCAGAAATGCAGGGATACTTTTACAACGAATCGGCACCGTCCGAAAAATGTATTCTGACTGAGAAACGATGTTCGCCAGTAATCGGTGCGATTTGTACCTGGAATGACGGTTCTGAAAACCATGAATTATTCCAAATTAACAATGGAACATCGTGTGTAAGTCAACTGTATGAAATTCAGTAA
- a CDS encoding MauE/DoxX family redox-associated membrane protein — MNTIKTRFVEIVSYFFILLFCYASISKILDFENFQIQIAQSPLLSAFADIVSYSVLIIELLVSSVLVFEKTRRLGLYCSFVLMIAFTVYIYLILNYSDFIPCSCGGILEDMDWKTHLIFNIATVILAAVAIFLQSAESKKSVQKTSLWLLVLTVVSGSSIIVLYQRSEYIIKKENNFTRRFLQHPLKQEKRLNLGFNSYYFAGTTKDSIYLGNYTTPFTLTSMDIDFKDVKELKVIPDVRSYQFKRAQFQVNGKYYYLYDGSVPVIYRGIIGQKNAQTLSYGQAYFSQLVNMDENSFSLSTFYAPRKTQSLGLLFPESHESLLIKPDLLKNHKDPVFETDGQLHYDCNNQQLVYVHYYKNEVIVMGKAMNLKATYKTIDTISQPKIDISKLSDGRRKMNHPPLAVNKKSFVQYGLLFNESNLIGRDESREMWNTSAVIDVYSTLEQKYIGSFYIPKPKEIKKIQFQVTDQYFIVLIGNEIVRYRFAQNLSQHFIKGNAENLQKE, encoded by the coding sequence ATGAATACCATCAAAACAAGATTTGTAGAAATCGTAAGTTATTTTTTTATACTGCTGTTCTGCTATGCAAGCATCAGTAAAATATTGGACTTCGAAAATTTCCAAATTCAGATCGCTCAATCCCCTTTGCTCAGTGCATTTGCAGATATCGTTTCTTACAGTGTATTGATCATAGAACTATTGGTGAGCAGTGTGCTGGTTTTTGAAAAAACAAGAAGACTCGGTTTGTACTGTTCTTTTGTTTTGATGATAGCGTTCACGGTTTACATATATCTGATCTTGAACTACAGTGATTTTATTCCCTGCTCGTGTGGAGGTATTTTGGAGGATATGGATTGGAAAACCCATTTGATCTTCAATATTGCAACAGTAATATTGGCAGCGGTGGCCATATTTCTTCAAAGTGCCGAAAGTAAGAAATCCGTTCAAAAAACTTCGCTTTGGTTATTGGTACTGACGGTTGTAAGTGGTTCATCAATAATAGTTTTGTATCAGAGATCTGAGTATATTATCAAAAAGGAAAACAATTTTACGAGACGATTTTTGCAGCATCCTCTGAAGCAGGAAAAAAGGTTAAATCTTGGATTTAATTCTTATTATTTTGCAGGGACGACCAAAGATTCGATCTATTTGGGAAATTACACTACTCCGTTTACATTGACATCAATGGATATTGATTTTAAAGATGTAAAAGAATTAAAAGTCATTCCTGATGTACGTAGCTACCAGTTCAAACGTGCACAATTTCAGGTCAACGGAAAATACTACTATCTGTATGACGGATCAGTACCTGTAATTTACAGGGGAATCATCGGTCAAAAAAATGCGCAAACACTGAGTTACGGTCAGGCATATTTCAGCCAGTTGGTGAATATGGATGAAAATTCCTTTTCTCTCAGTACTTTTTACGCACCGAGAAAAACCCAGTCTTTAGGATTGCTGTTTCCTGAGTCGCATGAAAGTTTGTTGATAAAGCCCGATCTTCTAAAAAATCACAAAGATCCAGTTTTTGAAACCGACGGACAGTTGCACTACGACTGTAACAACCAGCAACTGGTGTACGTTCATTATTACAAAAATGAGGTCATTGTGATGGGCAAGGCTATGAACCTGAAAGCAACGTACAAAACAATTGATACAATCAGTCAGCCGAAGATCGATATTTCAAAACTATCTGACGGCAGAAGAAAAATGAATCATCCTCCACTGGCGGTCAACAAAAAATCTTTTGTTCAATACGGTCTTTTGTTCAATGAATCAAATTTGATCGGGCGGGATGAAAGCAGGGAAATGTGGAATACTTCAGCAGTTATCGACGTGTACTCTACTCTTGAGCAGAAATACATCGGAAGCTTTTATATTCCAAAACCAAAAGAAATAAAAAAAATTCAGTTTCAGGTAACTGATCAGTACTTTATTGTATTGATAGGAAATGAAATCGTGAGATACCGTTTTGCGCAGAACCTGTCTCAACATTTCATTAAGGGAAATGCCGAAAACCTTCAAAAAGAGTAG
- a CDS encoding helix-turn-helix domain-containing protein, with translation MQNQKRLITLILLLTVNIFYCQKKEYTYKELSTLFNSYPENDERAMVFVNLYIDKARKEQNLKKLIAGYEEAIYFTGQPEKKLQLGDSIIITAKKSGNSDQISRAYLGKGIIYYYNIRNFRKALEEYLKAFQYSKNSDDAYLKNKIVYHLGIVKSYLGYYEEAEAHFKQTAFYFEEIMNQKDIHEIIRQNNESGYLNSIYRLSKCYYDLEMHSKEDSLINIGLQKIGENNHQTIEYAYFLKAKGRQMIRNGDIENAFKSLRSAEDILKRNQDYASLATVNYYLGKLYWNTGNKGRSVFYFKKIDSLVRKFNFITPETRSSYEYLINYAKNQNNDNMLLYYSHQLVKADSVMISDFPKLSSKIRKEYDSEHFAGEKKILVKDKKIISIVYFLSIAVGGLLLIYLYFDHRRKEKELTVRYNLLLERFELGNQDSKFKDIVTYDQKTPQIVVREPNETYVVKEQYSAEIIEEIKAKLKIFVEKKQFLNKNLKLPDVAILLGTNRTTLSYILNDHMNVSFPDYIKLLRINYITNLMLTDKKYLNYKIESLAEMCGMSNRQVFRVHFRQINGMSPTDFIRKRFEELNQPKV, from the coding sequence ATGCAAAATCAAAAAAGGCTAATAACGCTTATATTACTTTTGACAGTCAATATTTTTTATTGCCAGAAAAAAGAGTATACCTATAAAGAATTATCGACCCTATTCAATTCCTATCCTGAAAATGACGAGAGGGCAATGGTTTTTGTGAATTTGTATATTGATAAGGCCAGAAAAGAACAAAATTTAAAAAAACTGATTGCAGGATATGAGGAGGCGATTTATTTCACCGGGCAGCCCGAGAAAAAGTTGCAGTTGGGTGACAGTATAATTATTACTGCGAAGAAATCGGGTAATTCAGATCAGATTTCACGTGCTTACCTTGGAAAGGGAATAATTTATTACTACAATATCAGAAATTTTAGGAAGGCTCTCGAAGAATATTTGAAAGCATTTCAGTATTCAAAAAATTCGGATGATGCCTATTTGAAGAATAAAATCGTGTATCATCTTGGAATCGTCAAATCATATCTCGGATATTATGAGGAAGCTGAAGCTCATTTTAAACAGACTGCTTTCTATTTCGAAGAAATAATGAATCAAAAGGATATTCACGAGATTATAAGACAAAACAATGAATCCGGCTATTTGAACAGTATTTATAGGCTGAGCAAATGTTATTATGATTTGGAAATGCATTCTAAAGAAGATTCCCTGATTAATATAGGACTTCAAAAGATTGGAGAAAATAATCACCAAACAATTGAATATGCTTATTTTCTAAAGGCTAAGGGACGCCAGATGATTCGAAATGGGGATATTGAAAATGCCTTCAAAAGTTTAAGATCTGCAGAGGATATTCTAAAGCGCAATCAGGATTACGCCTCGTTGGCAACCGTCAATTATTATCTGGGAAAATTATATTGGAATACAGGAAACAAAGGCCGGTCAGTGTTTTATTTTAAGAAAATAGATTCTCTTGTCAGGAAGTTTAATTTCATAACTCCTGAAACAAGATCGAGCTACGAGTATCTTATAAATTACGCAAAAAATCAAAATAATGATAATATGCTGTTGTATTACTCCCATCAATTGGTGAAAGCAGATTCTGTAATGATCAGTGACTTTCCAAAGCTATCCTCTAAAATCAGGAAAGAATATGATTCAGAACATTTTGCGGGAGAAAAGAAGATATTGGTGAAGGATAAGAAAATTATCAGTATTGTCTACTTTTTATCCATTGCGGTCGGCGGGCTTCTTTTGATTTATCTTTATTTTGATCATCGTCGGAAAGAGAAGGAACTTACTGTGCGGTACAATCTTTTGTTGGAACGGTTTGAATTAGGAAATCAGGATTCGAAATTCAAAGATATAGTAACGTATGATCAAAAGACACCTCAGATCGTAGTAAGAGAGCCGAACGAAACATATGTTGTGAAGGAACAATATTCTGCCGAAATCATTGAAGAGATCAAAGCTAAACTAAAAATTTTTGTAGAGAAAAAACAATTTTTAAATAAAAATCTGAAACTTCCTGATGTTGCAATATTATTGGGCACCAATCGTACGACACTATCTTATATTTTGAATGATCATATGAATGTTTCATTTCCTGATTATATAAAATTGTTGAGAATTAACTATATCACCAATCTGATGCTTACAGACAAAAAGTATCTTAATTATAAAATTGAAAGTCTTGCAGAAATGTGCGGTATGTCGAACAGGCAGGTTTTCAGAGTGCATTTTCGACAAATCAACGGAATGAGCCCGACAGATTTTATACGGAAACGCTTTGAGGAGTTGAATCAGCCAAAGGTTTAA
- a CDS encoding RteC domain-containing protein, translating into MTGINFKRKIDELWKNLSNDIDTVLRNKSEVLSYAEEILMLTDTAIRKLKIYVQEYQFKDWSEEIEFFKVTKPKFVSVYIYYSKLLAIESSKPYADPLVLKNYYETERANLIYFYQEHKEFISYYKRKATYLDKKYFVKLKFDFKLKLSPELYSYDESFSTSHDHTVSQILANDRLDLYLTTKINSDYVVDHLVFQHSPLEWTAPKVALIELLYALYLTKCFDAGKAEPSDIFRWAETALNINLGNYHKTLNEIKLRKTDRTKFLKLIQQNLEQYLDYSDE; encoded by the coding sequence ATGACCGGAATTAATTTTAAGAGAAAGATTGATGAGCTATGGAAAAACCTCAGCAACGACATTGATACAGTACTCCGAAATAAAAGCGAAGTGCTTTCTTATGCAGAAGAAATTTTGATGCTTACTGACACTGCAATCAGAAAATTAAAAATATATGTGCAGGAATATCAGTTCAAAGACTGGAGTGAAGAAATTGAATTTTTTAAGGTTACAAAGCCAAAATTTGTTTCTGTTTATATTTATTATTCAAAACTGCTTGCTATCGAAAGCTCGAAACCGTACGCAGATCCTTTGGTTTTAAAGAACTACTATGAAACAGAGAGAGCAAATCTTATCTACTTTTATCAGGAGCACAAAGAATTTATCAGCTACTACAAGCGTAAAGCCACCTATCTTGACAAGAAATATTTCGTGAAGTTAAAATTTGATTTTAAATTAAAATTAAGTCCCGAACTTTACAGCTACGACGAGTCATTTTCAACTTCCCATGATCATACCGTTTCGCAAATACTGGCGAATGACCGTTTGGATTTATATCTTACCACCAAAATAAACTCCGATTATGTAGTCGATCATTTGGTATTTCAACACAGCCCGTTGGAGTGGACAGCTCCGAAAGTGGCACTGATTGAATTATTGTACGCTCTTTATTTGACTAAATGCTTCGATGCGGGAAAAGCAGAGCCTTCGGATATATTTCGGTGGGCTGAGACTGCTTTAAATATCAATTTGGGCAATTACCATAAAACATTAAATGAAATCAAGTTGCGAAAAACAGATCGAACCAAATTTCTGAAGCTAATTCAACAGAATTTGGAGCAATATCTTGATTATTCCGATGAATAG
- a CDS encoding DUF3853 family protein: MKKIDLKTPIWQLTIEEFLEVSKNFSTEKKYEYGLKGLAKILGCSVSKASEVKSSGILDEAIIQNGNIIIIDKEMALQLFGKNK, encoded by the coding sequence ATGAAAAAAATAGATTTAAAAACTCCGATTTGGCAATTGACTATTGAGGAATTTTTGGAAGTTTCGAAGAACTTCAGCACTGAAAAAAAATATGAATACGGGCTGAAAGGTCTCGCTAAGATTTTGGGATGCTCGGTCTCTAAAGCGTCGGAAGTAAAATCATCGGGAATTCTGGATGAGGCAATAATTCAAAATGGAAATATTATTATTATTGACAAGGAAATGGCATTGCAGCTGTTTGGTAAGAACAAATAA
- a CDS encoding DUF262 domain-containing protein, producing MEEITVESLTLHELFQKEQSLAIPEYQRPYVWTPKEINKFLSQIKQHEERADEKPLFYLGSIVLHKKDGLLQIIDGQQRLTTLQILSHIQSKSDFGIKYSHPISLKNIKSNHDYFSKKDFDLISFNNINITIIIVEDEDLAYNFFETLNTGGKRLSGTDILKAHHLRSITKITERNKYAVNWEDRQHNLEAVNKLLAKARRIDFLKQKSIPDKFASAENWKNVLTEDFAENVGKENFDIGYSLVEIEENTHRIISDKYSIRQPLNQGKNYINYLMSFSNAYISIFETKKRIDFYSTFNNFMIDQIDGTVDLRSFYQLALLSFVDTFGTANLLEFSLWLFRHIFSLRLSEQSRIYEATVKNYVDETKIIERIFQAFNYMEIITYLKEYETLEIKIRDSKVKQRFFDKCRDFFTMGEVSDGEFDEKLKNRIEEIVKKHKDEI from the coding sequence ATGGAAGAAATTACGGTTGAAAGCCTAACCTTACACGAATTATTTCAAAAAGAACAATCTCTTGCTATTCCCGAATACCAGAGACCATATGTTTGGACACCAAAGGAAATTAACAAATTTTTGTCACAAATTAAGCAGCATGAGGAACGAGCGGACGAAAAGCCGCTTTTCTATTTAGGCAGTATAGTTTTGCATAAAAAAGATGGCTTGCTTCAAATAATCGATGGTCAACAGAGACTCACAACACTTCAGATTCTGTCACACATTCAATCAAAATCAGATTTTGGAATCAAGTACAGTCACCCAATTTCTCTCAAAAACATTAAATCAAATCACGATTATTTTTCCAAGAAAGATTTTGATCTGATTTCTTTTAATAATATCAATATAACGATCATCATTGTCGAAGATGAGGATTTGGCATATAACTTTTTTGAAACATTGAATACCGGCGGCAAACGATTGTCAGGTACTGATATTTTGAAAGCACATCATTTGCGTAGTATCACAAAAATTACAGAAAGGAATAAATATGCTGTTAATTGGGAAGATAGGCAACATAATTTAGAAGCAGTAAACAAATTATTGGCAAAAGCACGGAGAATTGATTTTTTAAAGCAAAAGAGTATACCGGACAAATTTGCGAGTGCAGAAAATTGGAAAAATGTTTTGACAGAGGATTTTGCTGAAAATGTAGGCAAGGAAAATTTTGATATAGGTTATTCCCTGGTTGAAATTGAAGAAAATACACATCGGATTATATCAGATAAATATTCGATACGACAGCCTTTGAATCAAGGAAAAAATTATATAAATTATTTGATGAGTTTTTCAAATGCTTATATATCTATTTTTGAAACTAAAAAAAGAATTGATTTTTATTCAACATTCAATAATTTCATGATTGATCAGATTGACGGAACCGTTGATCTGCGAAGTTTTTATCAATTGGCTTTGCTAAGTTTCGTCGATACTTTCGGAACGGCGAATCTCTTAGAATTCTCTCTATGGCTTTTTAGGCATATCTTTAGTTTGCGACTAAGTGAGCAAAGTAGGATTTACGAGGCCACAGTAAAAAACTATGTTGATGAAACAAAAATTATCGAGCGTATATTTCAAGCCTTTAATTATATGGAAATCATAACTTACTTGAAAGAGTATGAAACGCTCGAAATAAAAATTAGGGATAGTAAAGTTAAACAACGTTTTTTTGATAAGTGTCGTGACTTCTTTACAATGGGGGAGGTAAGTGATGGGGAGTTTGATGAAAAATTGAAAAATAGGATTGAAGAAATTGTAAAAAAACACAAAGATGAAATTTGA
- a CDS encoding DUF262 domain-containing protein: protein MKFETSLKTIEEIVNENYEFVIPVYQRPYVWDDEEIKKLLGDILNTFNSVYSLGSSYFVGNTYVIKSLNKNREKQFELIDGQQRFTTFWLLANAYKLLNIETDLTDYLEVTYPTKVKDIRFDFDIRIEVANYLKGLLDSSSYLKFSDASEKEFLKFIAKGVETIKHFILSEVQEEKRSDFGNFIYQNVCFVFNVAPQNTDLNALFTALGTSGIQLQQSDILKARLLEKISRDSREKFSKIWDVCEDMSNYFEKNIADVFNIDRSNIKPDDFRIFNPLFFSLNENVNKFNNFHHTKTISEIINNDDHSAEFSEKKIEDSSKCRSIISFNTLLIHTYRIFNLQRQRDDFEHTIDPKTLLSTIKLDTFHTSEDTECFFLLLWKVRYAFDKYVVKWRFEEDDDNDEKLLLTDINTSRSYEKNYFSRTNSSYSPSQMLQSVLYFTGGFTQQYWLTPFLAFLLENQDLTSNQIHEELEKIDNLMLPGDKKEISIQLASQAKRNEKVDSNTFDILDQTHGTSFNHYWFYKLEYILWKNWIDRQDVKFKNYRITSKNSVEHVFPQNHEFGDKLEFSEHDWLNSFGNLGLLSVGENSKYNNQDVEKKKVDFDKKETYDSLKLAKVYSQNIKNWDIEKIRNHQNSMKLLIFEHYK from the coding sequence ATGAAATTTGAAACATCCCTTAAAACAATCGAAGAAATTGTAAATGAAAACTATGAATTTGTTATTCCAGTTTACCAAAGACCTTATGTTTGGGATGACGAAGAAATTAAAAAGCTTTTAGGTGATATATTAAACACATTTAACAGTGTATATTCTCTTGGCTCAAGCTATTTCGTCGGAAATACTTATGTCATTAAGTCATTAAATAAAAATCGTGAAAAACAATTTGAATTGATTGACGGACAGCAGCGTTTTACAACATTTTGGCTGCTTGCAAATGCTTACAAATTATTAAATATTGAGACTGATTTAACCGATTATCTTGAGGTAACTTATCCTACTAAAGTTAAAGATATTCGTTTTGATTTTGATATTCGAATAGAAGTTGCTAATTACTTGAAAGGTTTACTGGACAGCAGCTCATATTTAAAGTTTTCAGACGCCAGCGAAAAAGAATTTTTAAAATTTATAGCTAAAGGTGTAGAAACAATAAAGCACTTCATATTATCAGAAGTGCAGGAAGAAAAGCGTTCTGACTTTGGTAATTTTATTTACCAGAATGTATGCTTTGTATTTAATGTAGCTCCACAAAACACAGATTTGAATGCGCTCTTTACAGCATTGGGTACGTCGGGTATTCAGCTTCAACAGTCTGATATTTTGAAAGCGAGGCTTTTGGAGAAAATTAGTAGAGATTCACGCGAAAAATTCTCTAAAATTTGGGATGTATGTGAAGACATGAGTAATTATTTCGAGAAAAATATTGCAGATGTTTTTAATATAGACAGATCAAATATAAAACCGGATGATTTCAGAATTTTCAATCCGCTTTTCTTTTCACTAAATGAAAATGTAAATAAGTTTAACAATTTTCATCATACAAAGACTATCAGCGAAATAATAAATAATGATGATCATAGTGCAGAATTTAGTGAGAAAAAAATAGAAGATAGCTCAAAATGTCGTTCTATTATTTCTTTCAACACTTTGCTGATTCATACGTACAGAATTTTTAATTTACAAAGGCAGCGGGATGATTTCGAGCACACCATAGATCCAAAAACTTTGCTCTCAACAATAAAACTCGATACTTTTCATACATCTGAAGATACAGAATGCTTCTTTTTGTTGCTATGGAAAGTGAGATATGCATTTGACAAGTATGTTGTTAAATGGCGCTTCGAAGAAGATGATGATAACGACGAAAAATTACTGTTGACTGATATTAATACAAGCAGGAGTTATGAGAAAAATTATTTTTCAAGAACTAATTCGTCTTATTCACCTTCTCAGATGCTGCAATCTGTCTTGTATTTCACCGGTGGTTTTACTCAACAATATTGGTTAACGCCATTTCTGGCTTTTCTACTGGAAAATCAAGACCTTACCAGTAATCAAATTCATGAAGAGCTGGAAAAGATAGATAATTTGATGTTGCCCGGAGATAAAAAAGAGATTTCGATACAGTTGGCTTCGCAAGCCAAGCGTAATGAAAAAGTTGATTCAAATACTTTTGATATTCTTGATCAAACGCACGGAACAAGTTTTAATCATTATTGGTTTTATAAACTGGAATATATCTTGTGGAAGAATTGGATAGATCGTCAGGACGTTAAGTTTAAAAATTATAGAATAACTTCAAAAAATTCTGTTGAACATGTTTTTCCTCAAAATCACGAATTTGGTGATAAGTTGGAGTTTAGCGAACATGATTGGTTGAACAGTTTCGGAAATTTGGGACTGCTATCCGTCGGAGAGAATTCCAAATACAACAATCAAGACGTAGAAAAGAAAAAAGTGGATTTTGATAAAAAGGAAACTTATGACTCGCTCAAATTGGCAAAAGTTTATTCGCAGAATATCAAGAATTGGGATATTGAAAAGATAAGGAACCATCAGAATAGTATGAAATTACTGATATTTGAGCATTATAAATAA